A genomic region of Chryseobacterium sp. KACC 21268 contains the following coding sequences:
- the murG gene encoding undecaprenyldiphospho-muramoylpentapeptide beta-N-acetylglucosaminyltransferase: MNNKTTNSQKPKAIRVLLSGGGTGGHIFPAVAIAQEIQKRFPDAEFLFIGANGKMEMEKVPQAGFKIEGLNIAGFDRGNLLKNLGLPLKVISSLLKAKRIIKDFKPDFAVGTGGFASGPALYIAAKMGIPTFIQEQNSLPGKTNVFNAMKAKAVFTAYPDMEKFFSGTKTYFLGNPIRQNIITDLMDKDLAKEKLGLDKNKLTILSVGGSLGSRTLNNGWKDNLDKLKDKNYQLIWQTGKTDFAEIASSIHPPASIQIREFISDMALAYSAADVIVSRAGAIAISELAVAKKPVLLVPFPFAAEDHQTKNAFTLVEKNAARMVKDSEMKDKFWSTLSEICESENLRNEMSTNLEFFAKPKAAEGIVDEIIKNVKSKM; encoded by the coding sequence ATGAACAACAAAACAACAAACAGCCAAAAGCCAAAAGCAATCCGCGTTCTATTGAGCGGTGGCGGAACAGGTGGACACATCTTTCCGGCGGTTGCGATTGCTCAGGAAATCCAGAAAAGATTTCCTGATGCTGAGTTTCTGTTCATTGGAGCCAACGGAAAAATGGAAATGGAAAAAGTACCTCAAGCCGGATTCAAAATCGAAGGTTTGAACATCGCCGGATTCGACAGAGGAAATCTTCTCAAGAATCTCGGACTTCCATTAAAAGTGATTTCAAGTTTGTTGAAGGCGAAAAGAATCATCAAAGATTTTAAACCGGATTTTGCGGTTGGAACTGGTGGTTTTGCAAGCGGACCAGCGTTGTACATCGCTGCGAAAATGGGAATTCCAACTTTCATACAGGAACAGAATTCTTTGCCGGGAAAGACAAATGTTTTCAATGCAATGAAAGCGAAAGCAGTTTTCACGGCTTATCCTGATATGGAGAAATTTTTCTCAGGTACAAAAACCTATTTCTTAGGAAATCCAATCCGTCAAAACATCATCACAGATTTGATGGACAAAGATTTGGCTAAGGAAAAATTAGGTTTAGATAAAAATAAATTAACGATTCTTTCCGTCGGTGGTTCACTCGGTTCCAGAACTTTGAACAACGGGTGGAAGGATAATTTAGATAAATTAAAAGACAAGAATTACCAACTCATCTGGCAAACTGGAAAAACAGATTTTGCGGAGATAGCTTCTAGCATCCATCCTCCAGCTTCCATCCAGATTAGGGAATTTATCTCCGATATGGCTTTGGCCTATTCAGCGGCAGATGTGATAGTTTCCAGAGCTGGTGCAATTGCGATTTCGGAATTGGCAGTGGCGAAAAAACCGGTTTTATTGGTACCGTTTCCGTTTGCTGCAGAAGACCATCAAACCAAAAACGCCTTTACCTTGGTTGAGAAAAATGCGGCAAGAATGGTCAAAGATTCTGAGATGAAGGATAAATTCTGGAGTACACTTTCCGAGATTTGTGAGAGTGAGAATCTGAGAAATGAAATGTCAACAAATCTGGAGTTTTTTGCAAAACCAAAAGCAGCGGAAGGAATTGTGGATGAGATAATTAAAAATGTAAAAAGTAAAATGTAG
- the murC gene encoding UDP-N-acetylmuramate--L-alanine ligase codes for MSILNKYQNFYFIGIGGIGMSALARFFHANGKNVLGYDKTPTKLTAQLGFEGIDISFEDVIDEKIVAFDKEETLVIYTPAIKKLAILDYFASESFEILKRAKVLGLITENTDCIAVAGTHGKTTTSTLIAHLCKEANLPSSAFLGGISENFKSNFDYNGNQFSVVEADEYDRSFLNLSPDWAVVTSIDADHLDIYGDRVQIEDGFRQFASLVPNDNQLFVRKGIAIGREHLTYAVNEEADYYSDNLRMDHDKIYFDFHTPTEEINDFVWEIPGIHNVENATVALAILSNLGVDFETLKKAIASFKGIKRRYTKHIFDNGKIYIDDYAHHPTELNAVIGSIKTFYPTKKLLVVFQPHLFSRTRDFAEDFARSLEKADDLLLLDIYPARELQENFEGITSAWLSDKIEIENKKVCTLQETFELIKEKEFDILLTVGAGNIDTLYDGIVEWLPNIEKVSI; via the coding sequence ATGAGCATCTTAAATAAATATCAAAACTTCTATTTCATCGGAATCGGTGGGATTGGGATGAGTGCGCTCGCGAGATTTTTTCACGCGAACGGCAAAAACGTTTTGGGCTATGACAAAACTCCAACGAAACTGACGGCTCAACTCGGTTTTGAAGGCATTGATATTTCGTTTGAAGATGTGATAGATGAAAAAATCGTAGCGTTCGACAAAGAGGAAACTTTGGTGATTTACACGCCAGCAATCAAAAAATTAGCGATTCTGGATTATTTCGCCAGTGAAAGTTTTGAGATTTTAAAGCGTGCTAAAGTTTTAGGTTTAATTACTGAAAATACAGATTGCATTGCTGTTGCTGGAACACACGGAAAGACGACAACTTCCACATTGATTGCGCATTTGTGCAAGGAAGCAAATCTTCCGTCATCCGCATTTTTAGGTGGAATTTCCGAGAATTTCAAATCGAATTTTGACTACAATGGAAACCAGTTTTCTGTAGTTGAAGCAGATGAATACGACAGAAGTTTCCTGAATCTTTCACCAGATTGGGCTGTTGTAACCTCGATTGATGCTGACCATTTGGATATTTATGGTGACAGAGTTCAGATTGAAGATGGTTTTCGCCAATTCGCGTCTTTGGTTCCGAATGACAATCAGTTGTTTGTGAGAAAAGGAATTGCGATTGGCAGAGAGCATTTGACGTACGCGGTGAACGAGGAAGCGGATTATTACTCCGATAACTTGAGAATGGACCACGATAAAATCTACTTCGATTTCCACACACCAACGGAAGAAATCAATGATTTTGTTTGGGAAATTCCAGGAATTCATAATGTGGAGAATGCAACAGTTGCTTTGGCGATTCTCAGCAATTTGGGTGTTGATTTCGAAACCTTGAAGAAAGCAATCGCAAGTTTCAAAGGCATCAAGAGAAGATATACAAAACATATTTTCGATAACGGGAAAATTTATATTGATGATTATGCACATCATCCAACAGAACTGAACGCGGTAATTGGTTCCATAAAAACCTTTTATCCGACCAAGAAATTGTTGGTGGTTTTCCAACCGCATTTGTTCAGCCGAACGAGAGATTTTGCGGAAGATTTTGCAAGAAGTCTGGAAAAAGCTGATGACCTTTTGCTGTTGGATATTTATCCGGCAAGGGAACTTCAGGAAAATTTTGAAGGAATCACCTCAGCGTGGTTATCGGACAAAATTGAAATTGAAAACAAGAAAGTCTGCACATTACAGGAGACTTTTGAATTAATAAAAGAAAAGGAATTTGACATCCTTTTGACAGTCGGAGCCGGAAACATCGATACGCTTTATGACGGCATCGTGGAATGGCTTCCAAATATTGAAAAGGTGAGCATCTGA
- a CDS encoding cell division protein FtsQ — MKNKWRILKILVTVVLFGFLLSFSLKRFNDAKMENVSINMNQGKTPVYFVDEKDIKELVKQYNPTRKIGDINIPELEKKINLIPFVDSANVYLNLNGNLNVDIKQRVPAFRLNKDGKDFYVDEKGVEFPISKNFSLPSMLVMGDVKPSEYEALGDLIEKIDKDDFSKKYFIGITKEKEDYNLLTSDGNYKVEIGDLDNIDLKVRGFKTFVEKYLVDQNTQKYKKISLKYDNQIVTTLNPYFKENDSILRNAPKIELKTEDGSQKLEAKKSESKPEVKKPEPKKEVKKAEPKKETAKPKKAEKKPEAKKVSTKKKETASKTSDKKKKTKVVVE; from the coding sequence ATGAAAAATAAGTGGAGAATATTGAAGATACTCGTGACAGTGGTCCTTTTTGGATTTCTGCTCAGTTTCTCATTGAAGCGTTTCAACGATGCTAAGATGGAGAACGTGTCTATCAATATGAACCAAGGTAAAACACCGGTTTATTTTGTGGATGAAAAAGACATCAAAGAATTGGTGAAGCAGTACAATCCGACAAGAAAAATAGGCGATATCAATATTCCGGAATTGGAGAAGAAAATCAATCTGATTCCTTTTGTAGACAGCGCCAATGTTTATCTGAATCTGAATGGAAACCTGAATGTTGACATCAAACAAAGAGTTCCAGCTTTCAGATTGAACAAGGACGGAAAAGATTTCTACGTCGATGAAAAAGGCGTGGAGTTTCCTATTTCAAAAAACTTCTCACTGCCAAGTATGTTAGTAATGGGCGACGTGAAACCTTCGGAATATGAAGCGTTAGGAGATTTAATAGAGAAGATTGACAAAGATGATTTCAGCAAAAAATATTTCATCGGCATCACAAAAGAAAAAGAGGATTACAATCTCTTGACCAGCGACGGAAATTACAAAGTGGAAATCGGCGACCTCGATAATATCGATTTAAAAGTAAGAGGTTTCAAAACCTTTGTTGAGAAATATCTGGTGGACCAGAATACGCAGAAGTACAAGAAGATTTCATTGAAATACGATAATCAGATTGTCACCACGCTGAATCCTTATTTCAAAGAAAATGACAGCATTCTAAGAAATGCACCAAAAATTGAGTTGAAGACGGAAGATGGAAGTCAGAAGCTGGAAGCGAAAAAATCGGAATCCAAACCAGAAGTAAAAAAACCGGAACCGAAAAAAGAGGTTAAAAAAGCAGAACCCAAAAAGGAAACTGCAAAACCGAAAAAAGCAGAGAAGAAACCAGAAGCGAAGAAAGTTTCTACCAAGAAAAAAGAAACCGCTTCCAAAACAAGTGATAAAAAGAAAAAAACAAAAGTAGTTGTAGAATAA
- the ftsA gene encoding cell division protein FtsA, which translates to MENQEYSVGLDIGTTKIVAIVGRRNAHGKIEILGVGKAKSLGVHKGIVNNISQTINSIKSAVAEAQSSAGVPITKVTVGIAGKHIRSLQHSDYIMRDHPDQYITEEDIEKLKDQVKKLVMLPGEEIIHVLPQDYKVDSEGEIQEPVGMHGKRLEANFHVVVGQMGSIRNIARCVREAGLEMEALTLEPLASSEAVLTKEEKEAGVAIVDIGGGTTDIAIFKDNIIRHTCVIPYGGGIITDDIKEGCSIIEKHAEQLKVKFGSSVPELEKDSTYVTIPGLHGRPDKEISLKVLAQIINARVEEILEMVNTELKAYGAFEQKKKLIAGIVLTGGGSNLRNLRQLANYTTGFDSRIGFANEYVANDKNQYLKGPEFATSIGLLMESLKIRDKKMLVTEEEIIEELKPQIENAIQAQTQTQSQEIQTPQVQNDIVEMAKHKAEVKKNRPTFGQSLMDKVKKFFEEVEE; encoded by the coding sequence ATGGAAAATCAAGAGTATTCAGTAGGTCTGGACATTGGGACAACCAAGATTGTCGCCATTGTCGGAAGACGAAACGCTCACGGGAAAATTGAAATTCTGGGCGTTGGAAAAGCAAAAAGTTTAGGCGTTCACAAAGGAATTGTCAATAATATTTCCCAAACCATCAACTCCATCAAGTCCGCTGTGGCAGAAGCACAATCCAGCGCTGGCGTGCCTATCACCAAAGTGACGGTTGGAATTGCAGGCAAACACATCCGTTCGCTTCAGCATTCGGATTATATTATGAGAGACCATCCGGACCAGTACATTACGGAGGAGGATATCGAGAAACTAAAAGACCAGGTGAAGAAGTTGGTGATGCTTCCAGGCGAAGAAATCATCCACGTTTTACCTCAGGATTATAAAGTGGATTCCGAAGGCGAAATCCAGGAACCAGTCGGGATGCACGGTAAAAGATTGGAAGCCAATTTCCACGTTGTCGTGGGACAAATGGGTTCTATCAGAAACATTGCGAGATGCGTTCGTGAAGCCGGTTTGGAAATGGAAGCCTTGACTTTGGAACCTTTGGCATCGTCCGAAGCGGTTTTGACTAAAGAAGAAAAAGAAGCAGGTGTTGCCATCGTTGATATTGGTGGTGGAACTACGGATATTGCGATTTTCAAAGACAACATCATCCGTCATACTTGCGTGATTCCTTACGGAGGTGGGATTATCACCGATGATATCAAGGAAGGATGTTCCATCATCGAGAAACACGCGGAGCAACTGAAAGTGAAATTCGGGTCATCTGTTCCTGAATTGGAAAAAGACAGCACTTACGTGACGATTCCAGGATTGCACGGTCGTCCGGACAAAGAAATTTCGCTGAAGGTTTTGGCTCAAATCATCAATGCAAGGGTTGAAGAAATTCTTGAAATGGTGAATACCGAATTGAAAGCCTACGGCGCATTCGAACAAAAGAAAAAACTGATTGCCGGAATCGTTTTGACAGGCGGTGGTTCCAATTTGAGAAACCTTCGTCAGTTAGCAAACTACACAACAGGTTTCGATAGCAGAATTGGTTTTGCTAATGAATATGTGGCAAACGATAAAAATCAATATTTGAAAGGTCCGGAATTTGCAACTTCCATCGGTTTGTTAATGGAAAGTTTGAAAATCCGCGACAAGAAAATGCTGGTAACAGAGGAAGAAATCATTGAAGAATTGAAACCTCAAATCGAAAATGCAATCCAAGCGCAGACTCAGACTCAATCTCAGGAAATTCAAACACCTCAAGTTCAGAATGACATCGTAGAGATGGCGAAACACAAAGCAGAAGTGAAGAAAAACCGACCAACCTTCGGACAATCATTAATGGACAAAGTCAAAAAATTCTTTGAAGAAGTAGAAGAGTAA
- the ftsZ gene encoding cell division protein FtsZ gives MDNISNTQGFSFDLPKGNSAIIKVIGVGGGGNNALKHMYEKGIYGVDFVICNTDAQTLDNNPVSNKVQLGISMTEGLGAGADPEVGEKAAIESIDEIKAAMGQNTKMVFITAGMGGGTGTGAAPVIAKVAKEMGILTVGIVTVPFSFEGKRRLDQAELGLDKLRNNVDSLIVINNDKLRQQFGNLGFKQGFSKADEVLTNAAKGMAEVITGYFDVNIDFRDAKSVLQNSGTALMSTGVATGEKKAEEAVKKALDSPLLNDNKITGAKNVLLLIRSGVSEVTMDEIGVIMDYIQKEAGHTADIIFGVGTDEELGDAVSVLVIATGFSNDDKKHTGTTETIKYSLDDRPNSFSRNRESPFKSRLQEESKPQPESGKNFFRLEDEDDFGTSNFPTNSLVESLVEEVETETQIIENEEIVDYSNDYNDGKQEYNLFNFEDDANDDFDLEPQSFTFEVEDKPKASFKTEEVEKPVEVTFTINESPAEEEFPVIEKQVISEVKEEIVNEVVEEKIEAPKANNYSFTSEVKEEIVEEKKQEPVQETEGGFTFFNKTSDTASKAMDRRNKLKEFNSRYQQLDNENVFETVPAFKRKNIIIDGANASDQNINTFLSDNNGSMQLRENRFLNKDVD, from the coding sequence ATGGACAATATATCAAATACACAAGGTTTTTCCTTTGACCTACCAAAAGGGAATTCTGCCATCATCAAAGTAATTGGTGTTGGTGGCGGTGGAAACAACGCTTTGAAGCATATGTACGAGAAAGGAATCTACGGCGTAGATTTCGTAATCTGTAATACCGATGCACAGACTTTGGACAACAATCCGGTTTCTAACAAAGTACAGTTAGGAATCTCAATGACAGAAGGTCTTGGCGCGGGTGCTGACCCAGAAGTTGGAGAGAAAGCGGCGATTGAAAGCATCGACGAAATCAAAGCGGCGATGGGACAAAACACCAAGATGGTTTTCATCACTGCCGGAATGGGCGGTGGAACGGGAACTGGTGCGGCGCCTGTGATTGCAAAAGTAGCAAAGGAAATGGGAATCCTGACTGTAGGAATCGTAACCGTGCCTTTTAGTTTTGAAGGAAAAAGAAGATTGGACCAAGCTGAATTGGGTCTAGATAAATTAAGAAATAATGTTGATTCCCTGATTGTCATCAATAATGATAAATTAAGACAACAATTCGGAAATCTTGGTTTCAAACAAGGTTTTTCCAAGGCCGATGAAGTTTTGACCAATGCGGCGAAAGGAATGGCAGAGGTGATTACAGGTTATTTCGATGTCAATATCGATTTCCGTGATGCAAAATCTGTCCTTCAGAATTCCGGAACAGCATTGATGTCAACCGGCGTTGCAACTGGCGAGAAAAAAGCGGAAGAAGCAGTGAAAAAAGCGTTGGATTCTCCATTGTTGAACGACAACAAAATCACGGGAGCGAAAAACGTTCTATTGTTGATTAGAAGTGGTGTTTCTGAGGTGACGATGGACGAAATCGGAGTAATTATGGACTATATCCAAAAAGAAGCTGGTCACACGGCTGATATTATTTTTGGAGTTGGAACAGATGAGGAATTGGGCGATGCAGTAAGCGTTTTGGTCATCGCAACTGGATTTTCTAATGATGATAAAAAGCACACAGGAACAACAGAAACGATTAAATATTCTTTGGACGACAGACCAAATTCGTTTTCAAGAAACAGAGAATCCCCTTTCAAAAGCAGACTTCAGGAAGAGTCAAAACCTCAGCCTGAATCTGGAAAGAACTTTTTTCGTCTAGAAGATGAGGATGATTTCGGAACTTCCAATTTTCCAACTAATTCTTTAGTAGAAAGTTTGGTGGAAGAAGTGGAAACGGAAACTCAAATCATCGAGAATGAGGAAATCGTAGATTATTCTAATGATTACAACGATGGAAAGCAGGAGTACAATCTTTTCAACTTTGAAGATGATGCAAATGACGACTTCGATTTGGAGCCACAATCATTCACTTTCGAAGTAGAGGACAAGCCAAAAGCGTCTTTCAAAACTGAAGAAGTAGAAAAACCGGTTGAAGTCACTTTCACCATCAACGAATCTCCAGCAGAAGAGGAATTTCCTGTCATCGAAAAGCAAGTCATTTCCGAAGTTAAAGAAGAAATCGTAAACGAGGTTGTCGAAGAAAAAATCGAGGCACCAAAAGCTAACAATTATTCTTTCACATCAGAAGTAAAAGAAGAAATCGTTGAAGAGAAAAAACAAGAGCCAGTTCAGGAAACTGAAGGTGGATTCACTTTCTTCAACAAAACTTCCGACACAGCTTCAAAGGCGATGGACAGAAGAAACAAGTTGAAAGAATTCAATTCCCGTTACCAACAATTGGACAATGAGAATGTTTTCGAAACAGTTCCGGCGTTCAAAAGAAAGAACATCATCATCGATGGCGCCAACGCATCAGACCAAAACATCAACACATTTTTGTCTGACAATAACGGAAGTATGCAACTGAGAGAAAATCGTTTTCTTAATAAAGATGTAGATTAG
- a CDS encoding four helix bundle protein, whose amino-acid sequence MINFENNPLIQKTVIFSLDIIEFCELLEEKRKFVIAKQLLRSGTSIGANSFEAQNPHSKNDFINKIKIAAKELEETKYWLYLCKHSKSYPFDEKLEQQIIEIGKIIYKILSTSLNKDK is encoded by the coding sequence ATGATAAATTTTGAAAATAATCCGTTAATCCAAAAGACAGTAATATTCTCTTTAGATATCATTGAATTCTGCGAACTTTTAGAAGAAAAAAGGAAATTTGTTATTGCAAAACAATTATTACGTTCTGGAACAAGCATTGGCGCAAATTCTTTTGAAGCTCAAAATCCACACAGCAAAAATGACTTTATTAATAAAATAAAAATTGCTGCCAAGGAACTTGAAGAAACTAAATATTGGTTGTACTTATGCAAACATTCCAAAAGCTATCCTTTTGATGAAAAATTGGAACAGCAGATAATTGAAATCGGAAAAATAATATACAAAATATTAAGTACAAGCTTAAATAAAGATAAATAA
- a CDS encoding GatB/YqeY domain-containing protein, translated as MSLELTINDAIKTAMREKDRVALDSLRAVKAQILLLKTEAIGAEVSAEQEIAILQRMIKQRKDSYDQFTAQGRTDLAEVEEAQSKVIEKFLPQQMSAEELESEIKKIISETGAESIKDLGKVMGVASKALAGKSDGKSISGMVKKLLS; from the coding sequence ATGAGTTTAGAACTTACCATAAACGACGCGATAAAAACCGCAATGAGAGAGAAAGACAGAGTTGCTCTGGATTCTCTACGTGCTGTGAAAGCGCAAATATTATTGCTGAAAACAGAAGCCATTGGAGCTGAAGTTTCAGCAGAGCAGGAAATTGCAATTTTGCAAAGAATGATAAAGCAAAGAAAGGATTCCTACGACCAATTTACGGCTCAGGGAAGAACGGACCTTGCGGAAGTAGAAGAAGCGCAATCCAAAGTGATTGAGAAGTTTCTTCCACAACAGATGTCTGCAGAAGAATTGGAATCAGAAATCAAGAAAATCATTTCTGAAACCGGTGCAGAAAGCATCAAAGATTTAGGAAAAGTAATGGGCGTTGCTTCCAAAGCATTGGCCGGAAAATCAGACGGGAAAAGTATTTCCGGAATGGTGAAGAAGTTACTTTCTTAA
- a CDS encoding BrxA/BrxB family bacilliredoxin has product MYPADLVLPMKAELTDKGFQDLTTPAEVDSALKQSGTTLLVINSVCGCAAGAARPGVLYSLTGEKKPDHLVTAFAGFDTDAVAEARRLLAPFPPSSPAVALFKDGELVHMLERHHIEGNPAGAIAANLQAAFDEYC; this is encoded by the coding sequence ATGTATCCAGCAGATTTAGTATTGCCAATGAAGGCAGAACTTACAGATAAAGGTTTCCAAGACCTTACAACACCAGCAGAAGTTGACTCGGCACTTAAACAATCGGGAACAACTTTATTAGTAATCAATTCAGTTTGTGGATGTGCGGCAGGTGCGGCAAGGCCAGGCGTTTTGTACTCTTTGACAGGCGAGAAAAAGCCAGACCATTTGGTAACAGCATTTGCGGGATTTGATACGGATGCAGTTGCTGAAGCAAGAAGATTGCTAGCGCCGTTCCCTCCAAGTTCACCAGCTGTTGCACTTTTCAAGGACGGAGAATTGGTCCATATGTTGGAAAGACACCACATCGAAGGTAATCCTGCAGGCGCAATCGCTGCGAATCTTCAGGCGGCTTTCGACGAATATTGCTAA
- a CDS encoding ribose-phosphate pyrophosphokinase, with protein sequence MSDQASYLFSTRTSHELAEKIAQAYGQPLGQINIQHFSDGEFEPVLEQSVRGARVFLIASTFPPADNLLELLLMIDAAKRASAKNITVVIPYYGLARQDRKDKPRAPIGAKLVANLLTAAGATRIMTMDLHADQIQGFFEIPVDHLYASTIFVKYIQSLQLDNLTIASPDMGGAKRAKNYAGHLGADVVICYKERKKANVVEEMFLIGDVKDKNVILIDDMIDTAGTLCKAADILMANGAKSVRAMATHGVLSGKAYENIENSQLLEVIVTDSIPLKEDRSSKIRVLSCAELFADVMNMVHEHKSISEKFII encoded by the coding sequence ATGTCAGATCAAGCAAGTTATTTGTTTTCTACCAGAACCAGCCACGAGTTGGCGGAAAAAATCGCTCAGGCTTATGGGCAACCATTAGGGCAAATCAATATTCAGCATTTCAGCGACGGAGAATTTGAACCTGTATTGGAGCAATCTGTAAGAGGAGCACGCGTTTTCCTTATTGCATCTACGTTTCCTCCAGCGGACAATCTTTTGGAATTGTTATTAATGATAGACGCTGCGAAAAGAGCTTCTGCCAAAAACATTACCGTTGTGATTCCTTATTACGGATTGGCAAGACAAGACAGAAAGGACAAACCACGCGCACCGATCGGAGCAAAGTTGGTGGCCAATCTTCTGACGGCGGCCGGAGCTACAAGAATTATGACAATGGATTTGCACGCAGATCAGATCCAAGGGTTCTTTGAGATTCCGGTAGATCATTTGTATGCTTCTACGATTTTTGTGAAATACATCCAATCTCTGCAACTCGATAATTTGACGATTGCATCACCAGATATGGGCGGTGCGAAAAGAGCGAAGAATTACGCAGGACATTTAGGCGCTGACGTTGTAATCTGTTATAAAGAAAGAAAAAAGGCCAACGTTGTAGAAGAGATGTTTTTGATTGGTGATGTTAAAGATAAGAACGTGATTCTGATTGATGATATGATCGATACTGCCGGAACACTTTGCAAGGCGGCAGATATCCTGATGGCAAATGGTGCAAAATCTGTAAGAGCAATGGCAACTCACGGTGTACTGTCCGGAAAGGCTTATGAGAATATCGAAAACTCTCAGCTTTTGGAAGTGATTGTCACAGATTCTATTCCTTTGAAAGAAGACAGATCTTCGAAAATCCGTGTTTTATCTTGTGCAGAATTGTTTGCAGATGTGATGAATATGGTGCACGAGCACAAATCTATCAGTGAGAAGTTCATTATCTAA
- a CDS encoding 50S ribosomal protein L25/general stress protein Ctc yields MKSITIQGTKRESVGKKSTKALRDAELVPCVVYGGGEPLNFSALEKAFKGLVYTPEAHTVSIEVDGQVIPAVLQDIQFHPITDKIIHADFYRLSDDKPVVMEVPVRVTGRSKGVVAGGVLRQTYRKLKVKAIPANLPDEIVVDITALKIGNKFYVESLKNDKYTFMHPDNAVIVAVKMSRNASKNAAAAMDDDDEEEVTEGGAEATTEETSAE; encoded by the coding sequence ATGAAATCAATTACAATTCAAGGTACAAAAAGAGAAAGCGTGGGCAAAAAGTCTACTAAAGCTTTACGTGATGCTGAATTAGTTCCTTGTGTTGTTTACGGAGGTGGCGAGCCATTGAACTTCTCTGCATTGGAGAAAGCATTTAAAGGTTTGGTTTATACTCCCGAAGCACACACGGTATCTATTGAGGTTGACGGACAGGTAATTCCTGCAGTTCTTCAAGATATTCAGTTCCACCCAATTACGGACAAGATCATCCACGCAGACTTCTACAGATTGTCTGATGATAAGCCAGTAGTTATGGAAGTTCCAGTAAGAGTTACAGGTCGTTCCAAAGGTGTAGTTGCCGGTGGTGTTCTTAGACAAACTTACAGAAAACTAAAAGTAAAAGCTATCCCAGCTAACTTGCCAGACGAGATCGTAGTAGATATTACTGCTCTTAAAATTGGTAACAAGTTCTATGTAGAAAGTCTTAAAAATGACAAATATACATTCATGCACCCAGACAATGCAGTTATCGTAGCTGTTAAAATGTCTAGAAATGCTAGCAAAAATGCTGCTGCAGCAATGGATGATGACGATGAAGAAGAAGTAACTGAAGGTGGAGCAGAAGCTACTACTGAAGAAACTTCTGCAGAGTAA
- a CDS encoding choice-of-anchor J domain-containing protein, whose amino-acid sequence MKKLLFSILLASAMANAQTSIYSEGFEEMTSLQDAGWTLYNDANTPYGTYATLFTEAWTLVNWQVESGNSVASSPSWFTTIAPADRWLISPAITIPANSTVALEFFARSHDVSPYDDGFKLKISTTDTAKTSFTNVLTVAHASNAPIATLNPYQADLSAYAGKTVYLAWVNDYTNGNVLSIDDVDVVTTPLAVSDVDKKDFTLYPNPTADYFTINNLNNVVSVKIYDISGKVVKSISGSADNKFDVSNLEKGIYTVSIESKSGTVSKKIIKK is encoded by the coding sequence ATGAAAAAACTTTTATTTTCTATTTTATTGGCCTCTGCTATGGCGAATGCACAAACATCTATTTACAGTGAAGGCTTTGAAGAGATGACTTCTCTACAAGATGCAGGATGGACTTTGTACAACGATGCCAATACGCCTTATGGAACCTATGCCACTTTGTTTACTGAGGCTTGGACATTAGTAAACTGGCAAGTTGAGAGTGGAAATTCGGTAGCTTCTTCTCCTTCTTGGTTTACCACAATTGCACCCGCTGACAGATGGTTGATTTCACCTGCAATTACGATTCCTGCCAACTCTACAGTTGCGCTAGAATTCTTTGCGCGATCTCACGATGTCAGTCCTTATGATGATGGATTCAAATTGAAGATTTCTACCACAGACACAGCTAAGACATCATTTACAAATGTTCTTACTGTTGCCCACGCTTCTAATGCTCCTATTGCGACTCTTAACCCTTACCAGGCTGATCTGTCAGCTTACGCAGGTAAGACTGTATATTTAGCTTGGGTAAATGATTATACCAACGGAAATGTGCTTAGTATTGATGATGTTGATGTTGTAACTACTCCATTGGCCGTAAGTGATGTGGATAAGAAAGATTTTACATTATATCCAAACCCTACAGCGGATTATTTTACAATCAATAATTTGAATAATGTTGTGTCTGTTAAAATATATGATATATCAGGAAAAGTGGTGAAGTCAATTTCTGGATCTGCTGATAACAAATTTGATGTTTCCAATCTAGAAAAAGGAATTTATACTGTTTCTATTGAGTCAAAATCAGGAACTGTAAGCAAGAAAATCATTAAGAAATAA